The DNA sequence TTTATCTCCTACGCAGTATGGTGGATCAGACAGTCGATTCTGCAAGCTTTGGCAGAGCAGTCTCGTATCGTCCGTTTACCTTTGAACCGTGTTGGGTCCCTAAACAAAATTTCTAAAACATTCTCTGAATTGGAGCAACGTTTCGAGCGTGAGCCTTCTCCAGAAGAATTGGCGGAAGTTTTGGATGTCAATACCTCTGAGGTGGTTGATACACTGAAAATCTCGGGTCGTCATGTATCTGTTGATGCACCTTTCGTTCAAGGGGAAGAAAACAGCCTGTTGGATGTATTGGAAAATGATACAGAAGATACTCCTGACTCAGAATTGATCAGTGATTCTTTGCGCCGCGAGGTACAACGAGCACTTTCTACACTTACGCAACGTGAGGCAGATGTTATTTCTCTTTACTTCGGATTGAATGGCGAGCAAGCCATGACCTTGGAAGAAATCGGGGAGAAATTCAACCTGACACGTGAGCGTGTGCGTCAGATTAAAGAAAAAGCGATTCGTCGTTTAAGACATACTTCGAGAAGCAAAGCACTTAAACCTTATTTAGGTTAATATCG is a window from the Persicobacter psychrovividus genome containing:
- a CDS encoding sigma-70 family RNA polymerase sigma factor, which translates into the protein MRQLKISKQITNRESQSLDKYLQEIGKVDLLTPEEEVTLAKRIREGDQMALEKLTKANLRFVVSVAKQYQNQGLSLGDLINEGNLGLIKAAQRFDETRGFKFISYAVWWIRQSILQALAEQSRIVRLPLNRVGSLNKISKTFSELEQRFEREPSPEELAEVLDVNTSEVVDTLKISGRHVSVDAPFVQGEENSLLDVLENDTEDTPDSELISDSLRREVQRALSTLTQREADVISLYFGLNGEQAMTLEEIGEKFNLTRERVRQIKEKAIRRLRHTSRSKALKPYLG